GTGGGAAATGTTGCTTTCAAAAAGCAAAGGGAATTTAAAAATTGAGTTTTCCAATGTAAAAGCGGACGATTCTACCGGTTCTGCCAATTGGGTTGCTACTTATAATTTTAGCAAGACAAATAGAAATGTGATTAATAAAATTAGAGCCGAATTTGTTTTTCAAGATGGACTAATTATTAAACATACTGATAATTTTGATGTATGGAAATGGTCTAAACAAGCCTTTGGTCCTATGGGGTATTTACTTGGCTGGACAGGTTTCTTTCAGAAAAAAGTACAGAAACAAGCTTTGTTATCACTACAAAAGTTTCAGGAATCTAAATAATATCTTCATTAAAAACTTTAATTTCCAATAAGTTTTTTAATCAATATCTGCCTTTTTGCCCGATTATATTTATTTTGTTGCTTATTGTTTTTTGCTAAAAGTGTAAATCTCAAATACTGATGAAGGATATCGTACACAAAAAATTAAATCAATTACAGGCAACTGCAATCTGTGGCAATGATATTAGTTCTTCCTGTCTCTATGTATCAGCTTTAACGATATTATATGCAGGGCAATATGCTTGGATTTCACTGCTTATTGTTGCTGTTGTTTTATTTCTTTTCAGAAAAATTTATGGAGAAGTTGTAGGCGCAATTCCATTAAATGGTGGAGCCTACAATGTTCTATTAAATACATCTACTAAAAGATTAGCTTCATTAGCGGCCACACTGACAGTCTTGTCTTATATGGCTACAGCAGTTATTTCAGCCTCAGAAGGAATGCATTATTTACATGGAATTTTCGAAGGCTTAAATGTGACAATTGCAACCGTTGTTGTTTTGGTTTTATTTACTGGTTTAGCCATCTTAGGAATCGGAGAATCGGCATTTGTAGCTGTTATAATCTTCCTTACACACATTGGAACATTAAGTCTATTGGTTTTAGCTTCCATTTGGTTTGTTCTCACTCACGGTTTAGATACTTTTCATATCAACTGGCATACTCCTATTGCTTACGAAAGTATCAAAACAGCACTTTTTCTAGGATTTTCGGCAGCAATGCTGGGGATTTCAGGTTTTGAAAGTTCTGCCAACTTTGTCGAAGAACAGGAACACGGCGTTTTTCCAAAAACACTTCGAAACATGTGGGGAATTGTCAGTTTCTTCAATCCAGTTATTGCTATTTTATTAATTAGTGTTATTCCGTTAACAGAAGTTGGCGAAAACAAAGAATCGCTTTTAGCACATTTAGGGCAAACTACTGGTGGAGCATGGCTAGCTTGGCTTATTTCTATAGATGCCGTTATGGTGCTCTGTGGAGCGGTTTTAACTTCGTTTGTTGGAGTTTCTGGACTTTTAAACCGAATGACTTTAGATCGAATTCTTCCAAATTATTTTCTTAAAACCAACAAAAGAGGAGCGCATTATAGAATTGTCATTAGTTTTTTAATTCTTTGTATCTCTGTACTTTTTGCAACAAGTGGACATTTAGAATCATTGGCAGGAGTATATACTTTTTCATTTCTAGCCGTAATGGCTTTATTCGGGATTGGGAATTTACTTTTAAAGTATAAACGAAAAAAACTTCCAAGACCAGAACGTGCTCGTGGCATTGCAGTTGTGGCTGCGGTAAGTTTTGTTATAGTGGCATTTATAGGGAATATGAAACTGAATATTAATTCGTTTTATACTTTTCTCCAATATATGATTCCAGCTTTGCTATTTATTGGGATCATGCTAAATCGTGTTATGCTGATCCGATTGTTGATTGAAGCTTTAGAATATTTCTACCAGCCACTTAGAAAAATGGTAATTATAAGTAATCGTTATCTGCAGAATTTAAGTTCACAAATTAATTCGCAGGAATTTGTGTTTTTTACAAAGGGAGACGATATCACAATTTTAAACAAAGTTTTGCAATATGTTGAAGACAATGAAACAACAAAAAAACTAAAAATTGTTCATGTCAAAAACGACGCAACGACTAATGAAGCTCTTAAAAAAGATCTTGAAGTCTTAGACCGCGCCTATGATGGACTCGATATAGAATATTTAGAAATTCAAGGTGTTTTTGGGCCTGAAATAATTGATGAGCTTTCTCAAAAATGGAAAATTCCAAAAAACTTTATGTTTATTGGCTCACCAGGAAATAAGTTTTCCTATCGCGTTTCAGACCTTGGCGGAGTACGTTTGATTATGTAATTTTTTAAGGAGCAGAAACACTTGTTTTCTAATAACTTCCAGTCCCGCTATCCACTTTATCTTTTATGGTGAACCCCACCATAAAAGGATACCGTTTCTATCGGGGCTAAACTATAAACATTCATTTCTAAAAAAACAATAAACCCGATAGCGTTCAGACTATCGGGTTTGCATTTTATATAACAGCGTTCTTTAGGTAAATCTTTGCTGCTGATCGGTTAAACAAAAACTAAGATTTAAACCAGCTCTCTACTAATTCATCTTCAAATGAGGTAGCGTCTTTATGAATAAATTCATTTCTGCTTTTGTCATAAGAATAATCCAAAGCCCATTCTTTATGATTCGCTGCCATTTCTTTAATACTTTGACATACAAAAGCAATCTCTTTGTCAGTAGTTGTTGGGTGAATTGACATTCTAATCCATCCCGGTTTTTTGATTAAATCACCAATTGTAATTTCATTAACCAGTTTATTAGAAGTTTCCTGATCAACATGTAATAGATAATGTCCATAAGTTCCAGCACAGCTGCATCCTCCCCTAGTTTGGATTCCGAAGCGGTCATTTAGAATTTTTACTCCTAAATTAAAATGGAGATCATCAATAAAAAACGAAATTACTCCAAGACGCTCTTTATGCTGTCCAGCTAAAATTTTAATATTTGAAATAGTTTCTAATTCGCTGAAAACATAGTCAACGATTTCGTGCTCACGCTGCATAATGTTTTCGATTCCCATTTCTTCTTTCAGTTCAATAGCCAAAGCCGTTTTTATAACTTGAAGGAAACCTGGAGTCCCGCCATCTTCACGATCTTCAATATTGTCAATGTATTTATGTTCTCCCCAAGGATTTGTCCAGCTTACAGTTCCTCCGCCAGGACAATCAGGAATCATATTATTGTACAATTTTTTATTAAAAATTAACACACCAGAAGTTCCAGGACCACCTAAAAATTTATGAGGAGACATAAAAACAGCGTCCAGATAAGACTCAGGATCAACAGGATGCATATCTACTTCCACATAAGGTCCTGAACAAGCAAAATCTACAAAACAAACACCGTTATATTGGTGCATTAATTTTGCTGCTTCATGAAAAGGAGTTCTTAATCCCGTAACATTGGAGCAAGCCGTAATCGAAGCAATTTTAATGGTTCTATCGCTATATTTTTCTAACAAAGCTTCAAGACTTTCCAAACTAAAAAGTCCTTTTTCACAAGACGGAATAATTTCAACATCTGCAATAGTTTCTAGCCATGAAGTTTGATTAGAATGATGTTCCATATGCGAAATAAAAACGATTGGTTTCTTTTCGGCAGGAACATTTGTAAAGCTTTTCAAATTTTCAGGAATTTTTAAACCTAAAATACGCTGAAATTTATTAATAACTCCAGTCATACCCGTTCCGTCAGTAATTAAAACATCGTCACTATTTGCATTGGCATGACGTTTAATAATATGTCTGGCATGATGATAGGCTTTTGTCATAGCAGTACCAGAAACAGTAGTCTCAGTATGTGTATTGGCTACAAAAGGGCCAAATTCGTTCAATAATTTTTCTTCAATTGGACGATACAATCTTCCACTGGCAGTCCAGTCAGTATAAACGATTGATTTTCTGCCATAAGGTGACGTAAATTCCTGATTTATACCGACAATATTCTGTCTAAATTCCTGAAAATAAGTTTCAAGTGTGATGGTACTATTTTTGCTATTCATTAGTTGTGCCTTGTGTTTGACTGCAAATATATCGTTTTTTTATAAAATTGCGAATTTATCAATAGCAAACTTCAAACATTACATTCCTGTTGGATATATTTAGCTAAAAGAACTATTTTTTAACAAATTATCATAATATCCTATCGAATTAATAGGCAATAAACAAACAGAAAGTATTATTTATGGGAAATTTATCAGTAGCTACCTTTGGTGGTGGTTGTTTTTGGTGTATTGAAGCTGTAATTCAGCGTTTAAAAGGAATAGAATCAATAAAATCAGGTTATTCAGATGGGTTTATAAAAAATCCTGCGTATCGCGAAGTTTGCACTGGCAGAACTGGACATGCAGAAGTTATCCAAGTTACTTTTAATCCTGACATAATTTCATATCATGACTTAATTTTTATCTTTATGACAAGTCATGATCCAACAACATTAAATCGTCAGGGAGGAGATAGCGGAACGCAATATCGTTCTATCATCTTATATCATAATGAAGAACAAAAAGAAACTGCAGAAAAAGTTTTTGAAGAAGTACAGCCAGCTTATGCTGATCCAATTGTAACACAATTGAAACCTTTTGAAGTGTTTTATGAAGCAGAAGATTATCATCAAAATTATTATAATGAAAATCAAGAAGCTGGATATTGTCAAGTAGTAATTGACCCAAAAATTCAAAAACTTAAAAAAATGTACGCTGATATGTTAGTGGATTAATTTTTAGGTTAGTCATTGATTTAAGGGAGTAAAAAGATTTTCTTTCTTTTGCCACGACTCGAGCGATAGCGAACAGGCGAAGCAATTACACAAATTTCCACAAATTATTTTTTCTAATTCAACTAAAAAAAATTAGTGCAAATTTGTGTAATTCGTGGCCGTAAAAAAACTTTATAATCTGTGGCAAAATAAAAAAGTAAAATGAAAAATTTAAAAATAAACAATCGATTTACAGCTGAATTACCTGCGGATCCAGAATTAACAAATGAAATTCGTCAGGTAAAAAATACTTTGTTCTCGTATGTAAATCCAACAAAACCTTCTAATCCTGAACTAATACATGCTTCTGAAGAAGTGGCGGAATTAGTAGGGATTTCAAAAGAAGAAATTCGATCAGAAGAATTCGTAAATGTATTTTCGGGTAAAGATATTTTAGATAACACACAACCTTATGCATTGTGTTATGCAGGACATCAGTTTGGTAATTGGGCCGGGCAATTAGGAGATGGACGTGCTATTAATTTAACGGAAGTCGAAAACAATAATCAGTTTTATACATTACAATTAAAAGGAGCAGGAAAAACGCCTTATTCTAGAACTGCAGATGGTTTGGCAGTTTTACGTTCTTCTATCAGAGAATATCTTTGTGCTGAAGCTATGCATTATTTGGGAGTTCCTACTACTAGATCGCTTTCTTTGATTCTTTCTGGAGATCAAGTTTTACGTGACATCTTATACAACGGAAACCCTGCCTATGAAAAAGGCGCTGTGGTTTGTCGTGTCGCTCCATCATTTATTCGTTTCGGAAGTTACGAGATGCTGACTGCTAGAAACGAACTTAAAAATCTAAAACAATTTGTAGAGTATAGCATCAAATATTATTTTCCCGAAATTAAAGGTGAACCAAAAGAACAATATATTCAATTCTTTCAAAAAGTTGCGGATACTACTCGCGAAATGATCTTGCACTGGCAAAGAGTTGGTTTCGTACACGGTGTTATGAATACCGATAATATGTCCATTCATGGAATCACGATTGATTATGGCCCTTACGGCTGGTTAGAAAATTATGATCCAGATTGGACGCCGAATACAACAGATAGCCAAAATAGAAGATATCGTTTTGGAAATCAACCTCAAGTGGCACAATGGAATTTGTTTCAATTGGCAAATGCACTCTATCCTCTTGTGAATGAAGCCGCGCCTTTAGAAAAGATTCTAGATTCTTTTATTACTAATTTTGAAGAAGATTACAAGCTAATGTTTTTAAGTAAATTAGGTATATTTACTTCAAGTGATGCTGATGATAAAATTGTAAAAGGTCTTGAAGAAATTTTACAGTTATCAGAAACGGATATGACTATCTTTTTTAGAAATCTTAGCCAAATTAAGAAGTATGATTCCGTAGAACAAGCATTTGAAAAAATTGAATATGCATTTTATCTACCACAAGAAATAAAAGATACCATTTTAGATGCATGGCAGAAATGGCTTTCTGTTTATCTAAAAAGACTAAGTGTAGAAACGCTTTCAGATGAAGAACGTGCTTTAAAAATGAATCAAATAAATCCAAAATATGTGCTTCGAAATTATATGGCTCAATTGGTGATAGATGCGGCAGATAAAGGAGATTATTCTTTAGTTGAGGAATTATTCCAGCTACTGAAAAAACCTTATGATGAGCAGCCTGAATCTGAAAAATGGTTCGCCAAACGTCCAGATTGGGCAAGAACAAAAGTTGGCTGCTCAATGCTTTCTTGCAGTTCTTAATTTTTTTTTCGCCACGAATTCACGAATTTTTTTTTGACAATCTACTGAGTGAAAATTTGTGAATTCGTGGCGGAAAAAACTATTTAGAAGTAATGTAATCCAAAATCATACTAGCGTGGATTCTTGAATTTTCTATAAACCATTTGTGTGTCTGCATACCGCCGCAGACAACACCAGCCAAAAATAAACCTTCTACATTGGTTTCCATTGTTTCTGAATTATAGACTGGAATTTTTAGTTCATCATTAGAAAGCTGAATTCCCATTTTTTCTAAGAAATTCAAATCAGGTTTATAGCCTGTTAATGCTAGAACGAAATCATTCTCAATCGTTATTTTACCGTTTGGCGTTTCAATTTCAACTTCATTTTCACGTATTTCAGTAATATTCGATTGAAAATAGGCTTTGATACTTCCTTCCTCTATACGATTTTCTATATCTGGTTTTACCCAATACTTTACACGGTTATTGATTTCGTTTTTACGAATCACCATCGTAACCTCTGCTCCTTTTCTCCAGCACTCTAACGCTGCATCTACAGAAGAGTTGTTCGCTCCTACTACCAAAACTTTTCTAAAAGCATATTCATGTGCTTCTTTGTAGTAATGACGAACTTTAGGAAGGGTTTCTCCTAAAACATTCATCTCAATTGGAATGTCATAAAAACCAGTTGCAATGATGACATTTTTAGATTGATATTCTTGTTTATCTGTTTTTATATGGAAAATAGAATTGCTGTCTTTTTGTACATTATTAACTTTTTCAAAAAGATTAATATTGAATTTAAAATAACGATGAATGTTTCTGTAGTATTCTAAAGCTTCCTGGCGTCCTGGTTTTGGTGCCAAACAATTAAAAGGAATATCTCCAATTTCCAATCTTTCGGCAGTTGAGAAAAAAGTCATATAAAGAGGATAGTTGAAAATACTGTTTACTATCGCACCTTTTTCTATAATTAAATATCTCAGGTTTTTCTTTTCGGCTTCAATGGCGCAGGCAAGTCCAATTGGGCCACCGCCTACTATTATAAGGTCGTATATTGATTCTGTCATTTTATTTCTGCCAGTCTTTAAAAGGATTTTTACTTAAATAAGCATTGTAATATCTTTCATCATTGGTCACTTCTTCGCCAAGCCATTCTGGTTGTTCAAAAGATTCTGTTTCAGAGTTTAACTCGATTTCGGCCATTATCAAACCTTCATTTTCTCCATAAAACTCATCGACTTCATAAACATGATTTCCTGATTTTATTTCATAACGTGTTTTTTCAATTTTACCTTTTTCACATAATTTCAAAAGTTCTGTTGCCTCATCCAACGGAATTTCATTTTCCCATTCAAAACGAGACATACCGCCGCTCTGGCTTATTCCTTTAATAGTGATAAACCCTTTATTGCCTTTTATTCTGACTCTAACAGTTCGTTCTGGAGCAGAACTCAAATATCCTTGAGCAATTTTATTCTGAGTAAAAGCTTGATTCTTGAAGTCGTCAGATTTGACAAGAAATTTTCTTTCTATTTCGACCATTTTAAAATGTAAAATTATTTTAATGCAAGTTACTCATTTTAATCAAGTCCTTAAAAAGATAAAAAACGAAAATTATGTTAATTTGAATCTTTTACTTTAAAACAAAAACATTAAAATAACTGATTATTAATATATTACGTGTTATTTTTTTAGTTAAATTTGATAGAATCTTAACTTCATCATCTATGTCTAAAAAAGCACTTTATCTATTAGGCATTGCAATAACCATTATTTTAGGTACTTTTTTATACCTTAAATTCTGCTGCAACTGCTCTGAGAAAATTACAACGGATGATACTCCAAAAACAGTTTCAACACCTGTTCAAGAGCCTAATTTTGTTCCGTTTGTATTAAATGGTCCTGGAATTGAATATCAGACAAATGATAATCTCAAGTTCCTTAAAAACAGCGCAACTTTAATAATACCTATTAGTGATTCTGTCATAAGTGGTATTCAAAAATTAAAGACATTCTTGGTTTCAAACCCTCAGCAGAAAGTAACTATAACTGGCTATGCAACATCTGATGAAACAAATTCCACCACTTTTGAGAATTTAGGTCTGGCAAGAGCAAATGAAGTTAAAAACTATTTTGTCTCTGAAGGACTATCAGAAAAACAATTCAACACAAAAGGAGAAATTATAGACAAATGGAAAATGCGCGCCGACACACTTCTAGGGCCTGCAAATTATACCTTTGATACTATAGACTCTACTTCTACAACTGCAGCAACTGATGAATGGACTACTTTAAAGGATAAAATTAATGCAGATCCTTTAATTCTTCATTTCAATACGAATCAGTCCAAAGAAACTTTAACGACTCTTGAAAAACAGAAAGTTGCCGATATTGTGAAATATACTGAACACGTAAAAGATGCGGTAGTTTTAGCTGTTGGACATTCTGATAATGTTGGGAACCGTGATTCAAACATTGTTTTGGGACAAAAAAGAGCAGCATTTTCCAAAAATTATCTTTCTAAAAATGGTATTGCTCCCACAAGGATTGAAACACAATCCAAAGGACCAGATGAACCAATTGGAGATAACAATACTTCTGAAGGAAAAGCATCAAACAGAAGAACCGTAATTACTATCAAATAATTAATCAAAACATACGATCATGAATATACCTTGTATCTTAATACCTGTGCTAGTGGGATTAATCTGTGGAATTTTAGGTTACTTACTAGGAAAAATGAATTCGAAAAATGACGATTCTCTTGAATTGTCGCTGCAAGCAGATTTGGATGCGTGTAAAGCTAATACCCGAAATCTCAATGCAAGAATTACTACTTTAGAGGCTGATTTAGCAGCAGCAAAAGCCAATCCAGCTCCTCAATCATTTGCCGGAACCGCTCCAGCTGTGATTCCATTTAATAGCGAATTGGCTGCGACCGTTCTCGGTAAAAAAATAAAAGAAAATGATTTGAAAGTGGTAGAAGGAATCGGGCCAAAAATAGAAGCTTTGTTTAACGATGCCGGAATAAAAACGTGGTATGATCTTTCTCAAGCATCAACTGATAAATTACAATCTATTCTAGATGCAGGAGGTGAAAATTATGCCATACATAATCCAAGTACATGGGCCAAACAAGCATTATTCGCTTATCAAGGAAAATGGCAGGAATTGAAAGACTGGCAGGATAGTCTTTTAGGTGGAAAAGAGTGATTCTGTTAAGGTTCAGAGTGACAAAGTAACAAAGTTGCAAAGGTTTTAGCTTTTGTGCAGAAGCTTTGTCTTAGTTTACTTTTTTCTTTAATTAATTATACAAAAAAAGGTGCAAAGTTTTTACTCTGTACCTTTTTTGCTTTGTTACTTTGCTACTTTGTACCTCTGTCACTTTAAAAAAAATCCTTTTGCCATTCTTTTGTGGTGTTATACCACAACTTACCATTTTTAACTTCTAGGGGACAATCTATATTATTAGTATATAAAGCTCCAGTTCCTAAACCTTGTGGCATTTCTGAGTTTTGAATAAAAGTCCATTGTGCAATGGCATTCAAACCAATATTACTCTCTAAAGCTGAAGTAATCCACCAGCCAATATTATACTTTTCTGCGAGTGTAATCCATTCTTGAGTTCCTCTAAAGCCTCCAATAAAACTTGGTTTTAAAATAATATATTGGGGTTTTATTTCCTTCAGTAATTTTTCTTTTTCTTGAAATGTAAATACACCAATAAGCTCTTCATCTAAAGCAATTGGAAATGGTGTTTCTTTACAAAGTTTTTCCATTTCTGTTATATTACCTTTTTTAATTGGCTGTTCAATGCTATGTAATTGAAATTTATTTAATTGATCTAACTTATCTAAAGCTTCAGTTAAAGAAAAAGCACCGTTTGCATCTACGCGAATTTCTATCTCTTCAGGAGAAAAATGACTTCTAATGAATGCTAATAATTCCAATTCTTTCTCAAAATCAATAGCTCCGATTTTAAGTTTTATACAATTAAAACCATCGGCTAATTTATCTTCAATCTGCTGTTTCATAAAGTCAGGTTCTCCCATCCAAACCAAACCATTTATATTGATTGAACTCAAATTTTCAGTAAAATCAGACGGAAATAAAAGGTAGGGATCTTCATTATTTAATGATAAAAAAGCCATTTCAATTCCAAACTGGATTGATGGAAATTCTAACAAGGCTTCCCAAAGTGCTTTTTCTCCTAAATGAATATTATCACAGGTCCATTTTAGTTTTTCTTCGTAATCTTCACGATCATCAGCACTTAATCCGCGAAGAATGCCGCATTCTCCTATTCCTTTTCTGCCATTTTCTTCTAAGATTATAAACCAAGTTTCTTTTTCGGTCATAACTCCTCTAGAAGTCCCTGATGGTCTTTTAAATTCTAATAAATACTTGTGATAAGATGCGTTCATTTTTTTTAGATGCTAAGATACTAAGCTACTGAGATGCTAAGTTTTTTTTTAAACCGACTTTAAGAAGCAACTTTATATCTAAGAAACTTAATTGTATAATTTTAATATTTTTTCAAAATCTTTTGAAGGTAAACCTGCTTTTTCAAAAGCCTGAAAATCGAGTTTTGTTTTCTCAATCCAGCTCAAACTGTCTGTAACGTTCTGAGTTTGGTATTTTTTATAAATAGCTTTAGCTGCGCTGTAATCGTTACTCACTAAATAGGTATGTGCTAAATTCAATTTTACCAATAATTCTGTGTCATCTAGTTTTTCGCCATCTTGAAGCGCTTTTAGTGCTTTTGCATATTGTTTGGTCAAAAGATAACAATAACCAAGCGAGCTGTAATCTAAAGCTGTTGCTTTTCCTTCGTTAACAATAGTGTTTAATTTCGGAATTGCTTCGTTGTATTTCTGTGCTTTGATTAAAGATGATACTTCTTTTCTTAAATCATTAAAAACATTTTTAGAAATATCTGCATCTTTGTAACAAGCGTTTCCAAAATCTTTGTAAACTTTTGTTTTCTCAACAGCTAATAATTTCTGAAACTCATCATAACGATATTGTTTCATGATTTTATTTAAAATACAAACGCAAAAATCATCTGAATTGGCCATTTTTTGTGCCATTGTGGAAGTTTTACACAAACTGATTATTTCGTTCTTGTTGTCTTGGTTCCAACCACGGTTTAGTTTGATGTCAACCCAAGGCACAACTTCCAAAACTACTTTCTGGCTTAAAATCCAGTTTTTGCTTTCGAAACCAAACCAAATGGTGCTGATATTTTCTTTTAAGCAAGACGATCTATTAACAGATAATCGTTTAGCATCTTTACTTACAGGTTCTGCTTGAGAATAACAGGCATCATTTATTTTTCCATCTGCCACATATTTTTTAGCATTTTCATTTGAAGTAAAAATTGAATAAGTACATTCGTCGTCTCCAGAAATTTTTGACATCAAGAAAACAGCTCCTGCAGATCCCTGGCTTACTCCTGTTGGATCTGGAATAGTTTTAAGTAAAGAAACCAAGCTATTTGTCAGTTCTTGATTTTTATCTAAAAGTGTAATTCGGTAAACGATTTCTGTAGTTCCAACGGGAAGATCTTCTGTTGCAATAGAGATTCTATCGCGTGCCGGAACCAAAATTTCTTTTGTAGTTGCTCGTTCTTTATCCCAATAACCGTCTTTTTGAGCAAAAACGCTATAAGAAATTACAATAAAAAGAGCTAATAATAATTTTTTGAAAGTTGAATTTTGTGAGGATGTTTTAATTGCCACAGATTTCACAGATTAAAATGATTTTTTATTTTAAAAACTCCAGTATTTCAATAACATAGATTGTGCCAAATAACAATTTCTTTTTGCCTTTAAAAAATATAGCCGAATCAGGAATTATCTCCTTTCTTCGGCTATACTTAGGATATTTATAATTCTATCGATTCTCCGATTTCTAAAAGCATTAAATCTTTTCCTTTATCGAAAAATTTACGAATAGCTTCTTCGTGATTGATTTCAATGTAACCAAAAGTATCAAAATGATATCCTAAGATTTTGTCGCATTCTACAAAGTCTGAAGCAATGATAGCATCTTCAACATCCATTGTGAAATTATCTCCAATTGGAAGAATTACTAAATCTAATTCTGTACGAAGCGGAATCAACTTCATGTCATAAGTCAAAGCAGTATCTCCAGCGATATAAATATTTTTGTGTTCGCCTTCAATTACAAATCCGCCAGGATTTCCTCCGTAGGTTCCGTC
This portion of the Flavobacterium panacagri genome encodes:
- a CDS encoding nuclear transport factor 2 family protein, with protein sequence MNSNETLITKFYTAFANADAKTMSECYHPKVHFIDPAFGLLKEGQVSKMWEMLLSKSKGNLKIEFSNVKADDSTGSANWVATYNFSKTNRNVINKIRAEFVFQDGLIIKHTDNFDVWKWSKQAFGPMGYLLGWTGFFQKKVQKQALLSLQKFQESK
- a CDS encoding APC family permease, producing the protein MKDIVHKKLNQLQATAICGNDISSSCLYVSALTILYAGQYAWISLLIVAVVLFLFRKIYGEVVGAIPLNGGAYNVLLNTSTKRLASLAATLTVLSYMATAVISASEGMHYLHGIFEGLNVTIATVVVLVLFTGLAILGIGESAFVAVIIFLTHIGTLSLLVLASIWFVLTHGLDTFHINWHTPIAYESIKTALFLGFSAAMLGISGFESSANFVEEQEHGVFPKTLRNMWGIVSFFNPVIAILLISVIPLTEVGENKESLLAHLGQTTGGAWLAWLISIDAVMVLCGAVLTSFVGVSGLLNRMTLDRILPNYFLKTNKRGAHYRIVISFLILCISVLFATSGHLESLAGVYTFSFLAVMALFGIGNLLLKYKRKKLPRPERARGIAVVAAVSFVIVAFIGNMKLNINSFYTFLQYMIPALLFIGIMLNRVMLIRLLIEALEYFYQPLRKMVIISNRYLQNLSSQINSQEFVFFTKGDDITILNKVLQYVEDNETTKKLKIVHVKNDATTNEALKKDLEVLDRAYDGLDIEYLEIQGVFGPEIIDELSQKWKIPKNFMFIGSPGNKFSYRVSDLGGVRLIM
- a CDS encoding aminotransferase class V-fold PLP-dependent enzyme — translated: MNSKNSTITLETYFQEFRQNIVGINQEFTSPYGRKSIVYTDWTASGRLYRPIEEKLLNEFGPFVANTHTETTVSGTAMTKAYHHARHIIKRHANANSDDVLITDGTGMTGVINKFQRILGLKIPENLKSFTNVPAEKKPIVFISHMEHHSNQTSWLETIADVEIIPSCEKGLFSLESLEALLEKYSDRTIKIASITACSNVTGLRTPFHEAAKLMHQYNGVCFVDFACSGPYVEVDMHPVDPESYLDAVFMSPHKFLGGPGTSGVLIFNKKLYNNMIPDCPGGGTVSWTNPWGEHKYIDNIEDREDGGTPGFLQVIKTALAIELKEEMGIENIMQREHEIVDYVFSELETISNIKILAGQHKERLGVISFFIDDLHFNLGVKILNDRFGIQTRGGCSCAGTYGHYLLHVDQETSNKLVNEITIGDLIKKPGWIRMSIHPTTTDKEIAFVCQSIKEMAANHKEWALDYSYDKSRNEFIHKDATSFEDELVESWFKS
- the msrA gene encoding peptide-methionine (S)-S-oxide reductase MsrA, whose product is MGNLSVATFGGGCFWCIEAVIQRLKGIESIKSGYSDGFIKNPAYREVCTGRTGHAEVIQVTFNPDIISYHDLIFIFMTSHDPTTLNRQGGDSGTQYRSIILYHNEEQKETAEKVFEEVQPAYADPIVTQLKPFEVFYEAEDYHQNYYNENQEAGYCQVVIDPKIQKLKKMYADMLVD
- a CDS encoding protein adenylyltransferase SelO, which translates into the protein MKNLKINNRFTAELPADPELTNEIRQVKNTLFSYVNPTKPSNPELIHASEEVAELVGISKEEIRSEEFVNVFSGKDILDNTQPYALCYAGHQFGNWAGQLGDGRAINLTEVENNNQFYTLQLKGAGKTPYSRTADGLAVLRSSIREYLCAEAMHYLGVPTTRSLSLILSGDQVLRDILYNGNPAYEKGAVVCRVAPSFIRFGSYEMLTARNELKNLKQFVEYSIKYYFPEIKGEPKEQYIQFFQKVADTTREMILHWQRVGFVHGVMNTDNMSIHGITIDYGPYGWLENYDPDWTPNTTDSQNRRYRFGNQPQVAQWNLFQLANALYPLVNEAAPLEKILDSFITNFEEDYKLMFLSKLGIFTSSDADDKIVKGLEEILQLSETDMTIFFRNLSQIKKYDSVEQAFEKIEYAFYLPQEIKDTILDAWQKWLSVYLKRLSVETLSDEERALKMNQINPKYVLRNYMAQLVIDAADKGDYSLVEELFQLLKKPYDEQPESEKWFAKRPDWARTKVGCSMLSCSS
- a CDS encoding YpdA family putative bacillithiol disulfide reductase produces the protein MTESIYDLIIVGGGPIGLACAIEAEKKNLRYLIIEKGAIVNSIFNYPLYMTFFSTAERLEIGDIPFNCLAPKPGRQEALEYYRNIHRYFKFNINLFEKVNNVQKDSNSIFHIKTDKQEYQSKNVIIATGFYDIPIEMNVLGETLPKVRHYYKEAHEYAFRKVLVVGANNSSVDAALECWRKGAEVTMVIRKNEINNRVKYWVKPDIENRIEEGSIKAYFQSNITEIRENEVEIETPNGKITIENDFVLALTGYKPDLNFLEKMGIQLSNDELKIPVYNSETMETNVEGLFLAGVVCGGMQTHKWFIENSRIHASMILDYITSK
- a CDS encoding CYTH domain-containing protein; this translates as MVEIERKFLVKSDDFKNQAFTQNKIAQGYLSSAPERTVRVRIKGNKGFITIKGISQSGGMSRFEWENEIPLDEATELLKLCEKGKIEKTRYEIKSGNHVYEVDEFYGENEGLIMAEIELNSETESFEQPEWLGEEVTNDERYYNAYLSKNPFKDWQK
- a CDS encoding OmpA family protein, yielding MSKKALYLLGIAITIILGTFLYLKFCCNCSEKITTDDTPKTVSTPVQEPNFVPFVLNGPGIEYQTNDNLKFLKNSATLIIPISDSVISGIQKLKTFLVSNPQQKVTITGYATSDETNSTTFENLGLARANEVKNYFVSEGLSEKQFNTKGEIIDKWKMRADTLLGPANYTFDTIDSTSTTAATDEWTTLKDKINADPLILHFNTNQSKETLTTLEKQKVADIVKYTEHVKDAVVLAVGHSDNVGNRDSNIVLGQKRAAFSKNYLSKNGIAPTRIETQSKGPDEPIGDNNTSEGKASNRRTVITIK